Proteins from a single region of Scleropages formosus chromosome 24, fSclFor1.1, whole genome shotgun sequence:
- the insyn2a gene encoding inhibitory synaptic factor 2A yields the protein MVSREGGKCVLTNSESDSEVAALPAAALEAKCSLEPGRQVRKRNKALQVRFKDICEAQNEQRETTGEKCRPAPSKGVYRKYMTVPARRSIPNVTRSTGVQTSPDLRKRYQTFPFERKKGHTIKHVVAVESFKVHNNGFVLEGLGAGAATPEGLEDSTQSGAKAMEKTQAMLHTTQCVATVERHPGGNCLDDSVLVSFSRTSPCTPNISNCSVDAEFQICSVRDRQGDGLSSEEVNSTTTASRRLSNFEETPSRALQDIGSGVSGPIAWNSLTQVECLESPSARSKRKKTLHLNGLQSRGQCQARQPVEGPVCPGDPTATSTTAAVPTHGSQACQQIVPMAQEGDLKAQLQVMENLISSSQETIKVLLGVIQELEKGEAHREGLSYRTGQDTANCDTCRNSACIIYSVELDFKQQEDKLLPLMRKLCPMEDPQFPSLPYSQEAFTSTPKRKSKTESKKHARWKLWFL from the exons ATGGTGAGCAGAGAGGGTGGAAAATGCGTGCTCACCAACTCTGAGTCTGACTCAGAGGTGGCGGCACTGCCGGCGGCAGCCCTGGAAGCCAAGTGCTCCCTGGAGCCCGGGCGGCAAGTGAGGAAACGGAACAAGGCCCTGCAGGTCCGCTTCAAGGACATCTGTGAGGCCCAGAACGAGCAGCGTGAGACCACTGGGGAGAAGTGCAGGCCTGCTCCCTCCAAGGGAGTCTACCGGAAGTATATGACGGTGCCGGCAAGGCGCTCAATCCCAAATGTCACCAGAAGTACAGGCGTGCAGACATCACCAGACCTGCGCAAGCGCTACCAGACCTTCCCCTTCGAGCGCAAGAAGGGGCACACCATAAAGCACGTGGTGGCTGTAGAGAGCTTTAAGGTGCACAACAATGGTTTTGTGCTCGAGGGGTTGGGGGCTGGGGCAGCTACACCAGAGGGCCTGGAGGATTCCACTCAGAGTGGGGCAAAAGCCATGGAGAAAACACAAGCAATGCTCCACACTACCCAATGTGTGGCCACGGTGGAGCGGCACCCTGGAGGGAACTGCCTAGACGACTCTGTGTTGGTCAGCTTCTCTCGCACAAGCCCCTGCACCCCCAACATCTCCAACTGCAGTGTGGACGCTGAATTCCAGATTTGTAGCGTCAGAGACAGGCAAGGAGACGGCCTGTCTTCGGAAGAGGTAAACTCCACCACAACTGCCAGCCGTCGACTGTCAAACTTTGAGGAGACCCCTAGcagagccctgcaggacatAGGCTCAGGGGTTTCGGGGCCTATTGCCTGGAACTCCCTGACACAGGTGGAGTGCCTGGAGAGCCCATCGGCCCGgagcaaaaggaagaaaacccTGCACCTGAACGGCCTGCAGTCGCGGGGGCAGTGCCAAGCCAGGCAGCCTGTGGAGGGGCCCGTCTGCCCCGGTGATCCCACCGCCACATCCACCACAGCAGCAGTGCCGACCCACGGCAGCCAAGCCTGCCAGCAAATTGTGCCCATGGCTCAGGAAGGGGACCTCAAAGCACAGCTACAGGTGATGGAGAACCTGATCAGCTCCAGTCAGGAAACCATCAAAGTTCTGCTGGGAGTCATCCAGGAGCTGGAAAAGGGAGAGGCTCACCGGGAAGG CCTCTCCTACCGGACCGGACAGGACACAGCTAACTGCGACACATGTCGAAACAGCGCGTGCATTATTTACAG TGTGGAGCTAGACTTCaagcagcaggaggacaagCTGCTACCCCTCATGAGGAAGCTGTGTCCAATGGAGGATCCCCAATTCCCATCGCTGCCTTATTCCCAGGAAGCCTTCACATCAACCCCAAAACGGAAGTCCAAAACAGAGTCTAAGAAGCATGCCCGCTGGAAACTCTGGTTTCTATAG